In the genome of Populus nigra chromosome 19, ddPopNigr1.1, whole genome shotgun sequence, the window taataaataaagtataaatatcAAGAAATCCAACCTAACCATCCCTAACTACACATATACATGTTGCTTCCTAGGAATTATCTATTGATGTCCCCTGTAtcacaaaaaaactaaatctccTAATGAAGTTATTGTGCATCAAGATACACATACATGttattattcattataatagtATAATTACAACTTGCCCTTGAAAACAAAAGATAGCGCACTAAATCCTAGGGTAAGATTATCTTTTTATCATACCATAATTATCTTTAATACATTGTAGGGGGTTATATTTTGTCATTTCCCTTTGTTATACTTTGACTCTGGAATAATAAGCTTGCTTGCCTTAGGGGTATTTTTAtcctaatattatttttagatttgatgtcATTTAAGATAAAAACCATATAACTCTCTCagcatttttgttattttagatttgttttatatagattttatgGTTGCTCAAtagtatttttgtaattatcctacattaaatattatttaaaaagaaagaccTGCCAGTGTGTGGGCGATTCTCGTGTCATTCAGATGGCTACCAAAAAGGCTTTATGAGGCAATGTTTGGAAGGTCTAAACGCCTTCCACATGGTGGTGTGACACGTGTATTAGAAGCATTGCTGATTTGGCGTTGGAGACTAGAAAGAGGCACATGCATCATCGACTCACGATGTTGTCTCATCAATTGTGATGCTACATCATAAAACGGGGTTTCCTTCACAACGGGATTCATTCCCCTGCAAGTATGAGGCGCAGTGAAAAGATGACCTTTAAAATTCATTCCATTTTAgatttacaaatattaaaattgtccaaataataacattaatatttaaattatcaatgaaaattttattaatttaatgtacCTAGATTTCCAAACTTTGTAAATGGGAATCGCATATGGTGATGTTGCTGTGATGGTGctcaattttttagtttgaacTGCACAACGATGTATAGCATTATGGCCTCAAAACTTGAGccatttcttctattttttgtttctttttgccCTCTCTTCAAGCCTCTCCACACGGATCCTCAACCCCATAATCTCATCAATGTCAGAAGCAAGCAAATCTCGCCTATCGACTTTCTTCTCCTCTGAGCCTTTACTTTTCTGCTTCTAAGCTGACCATGATCAAGTGGTTGCTTTGGTGGGAGGACCCTCACATGACCCGACCCACCTAATCCCATCCCTTTACGATTGCCCATATTTGCCATCATCTTGGAAGCTATGCCCCGTGTATGATTTTCCATTCCCTCCTGTGAAAACAACTTTGCTCGTCTGGAGTGGTTAGATGGGTAGCTTGTAGTCAGTAGTCCTGTAGCTTTTAGCTGGACACTAGATAGATGGTTCCTGCGTTCCTACGGATCGCtttataaacaatataaattaatataataataatacttgAAAGTTAGATTTATGAATATCATCCCACgtctatataaaattttttaaccaataattataaaaaaccaatacatgaatgtacataatatataaaatttattgaataataattaaaaaaaaacaatgcaaggcTGCACTTattagaaattatataaaaaaaaacaatataaaaaaaaattaatctatataaaattaaaaaaaacctacagaTAAATCATATATACCACTCTAAAAACTAAACACAttcaatatcatttaaaaataagcacaatctaattaaaacataaatcaaaaatttatttaaaaaaatatacaagttcAAACGTTTGCGGGCCTGTTAGGCCAGACACTTGGGTCTGACAAACATGACTGACTCATGTTAGCTTGGGTATGGCAAGCATGCCAAACCTATCTTATTGGGTCTGACAAGCATGATAGACCCATGTTGGTTGGGTCTGACAAACATGACTGACTCATGTTAGCTTGGGTATGGCAAGCATGCCAAACCTATCTTATTGGGTTTGACAAGCATGATAGACCCATGTTGGTTGGGTTTGACAACCTAGAGTGTTTAAAattagcttatttttttttaaaaaaaacatgactgcCTTAATTAATCTCAAATGCAAAATCCATTCGCGGTCTCTTGAATCTAGCAaaatccaaaagaaataattaaaataaacaacccAGCGCAATGACAAAATACTTATACCAGCCCAGAACAAAGAGAAACAACAAAGGAACCATTGTCATCCCgtgcaaaatcaaccaaaatccCATCCAACTACACCAGGCCAGCACTCTCCCAAGAACAACCATGCAATTGGGTACATCGTAGGTAAGGCTTTTATCAAACTACCCGCCCCTCCACACAGAACAAATCAGGAGAATGATAGCCCATCAAACATTCACTAACAGCAAACAACTCAGCAACTCAGAGCACGCAACCCacaccatgaaaaaaaatagcaaaaagcaAATAACTCATAACTTATTACAATTTCTTCTTGACAAACACTGTTTTAATTCACAGCAAAAACACTCACATTTTAAAGTACATAACTGAGctcttttagttgttttttttttcttttgtaattgtaatgtaaTGATCCGAAATATTAGAGAaatcccataaaaaattatcaatcataGGACAATTGCCTGAATTTATGTGTATTCTTAATTCCTTTCCTCATGTTCCAACGGTTGTGCCAGTACAACAAGCTGTGAAGTTTATAATTACAAAGAAGATAGGTATGCTTCTGGGTTATTTGATCGGTGTTTTATTGCAAATGGGTGTTTGAATTCTAGTGACGGGAAAAGGATGagtgtaatatttaatataaaagcatttttgttattaaatgaaatatacaagtaatcttgtaaataattatatattaagatattaatgttaacacattaatttttcaaaattcaatagaataaaatataaatgtcgGGTAATTCTTCTATTTTAAAAACAGGTTTGATGGTTATGACATCTGTCTAAAGCCATGTTTGTTTGctaaaaagtagtttttttttggaaagtgaatttcaggaaaataaattccggaaaagtgaattattttctgatatttggtagtataatgaaaaataagttggaaaacactttccagtgcttgattatgttatggaaaatgagctgaaaaataacttattaatgttttatttttctcaaatttgttaaaataataaggaacaaatcttacaaattaaaaagttgaatgagaatgaaattgaaaaaacatataatttcataaattatctaaaacaaaataaataataatcaaaataatagagatcaaatctaaaaaataaaaaaaataaaagatgaaaaaattaaaataataataattaacatttcataaattatttcaaataaaataagtaacaataaaaagaatgaggactaaattttatagataaaaaatttcaataaaaaaatgataagggaaaagtaaataacaattataaaaataagaattaaagttaatataaaaattaaattttaagagatgaaattaaaaaataaatattcaaaacaaaatatatatagctatcaaaattttgaggaccaaatttgatataatcagcaaataatatgacatttctaaatttttcacaacttccggaaaatgtttttcgcccaaatttttcaggaaaacacttttctgaaaaccaagtcagattttcttttgactgaaaagtattttttgttgatcaatttttttaataataaaaaaaacacatgaaagtttggaaagtgatttcctgaaaagtgaattccggaaaacaaacatcGCGTAACGCATTGAAGGTTCAAACGACAAGTCAATTCTACAACTTCCACCGACACATCATTCAGCGTTGAAACAGCCAGAAATATCGCGTGACCCCACGCCACCCCACCCCACCCTTACGCCAATACCCAAACTCTCTCTCTGAACACCATCAAATCAAAACCAATCATCTTTCACCTCCACATCATTTCCTCTCTTCTCATTGGTCCATTCGTTCCACGTCACCATTCCATAAATCTTCGGACACTAATCTAGAACCTTCACCCTTTATAAGCcccacaataataataaagaaattcaCAACCAAATCAATTTCTGCTCCAGAACCATCAACTTACCAATTCTATTGATCTCCCCTCTACTTTTAACCCCCTCCGGTTCCGATATCAATGGCAATCAAATCATCATGCCGCTACCTTACCTTAATTTCCCTCATATTCACAACTCTGTCCTTTACCGCAGCTCTGTTCTCCGCACCGGACATCAATTCCCCTCCCCATCCAAAAGCAATCTCCGTAAGTAGTTAACTTCGCAAGTTGCAAAATTCTTTAACTGTACCTTTCCATATCTTTATTCTAAtgacaactttttatttttgctgcTGTAGGATTTGAAGGAAGCGATTGTGAAGGGCTTAGGGTTTCAAGCGGATGAATTCAAAATATCTGGTTTTGATTTGAGAGACGCACTCGTGGGCCATTCGGTGGCTTATGAATTTGATGTGGAAGTTGATAATAAGGTGTTTCCGTTCAAGTTATTGGAGGATGTGAACCGGTGGGAGTTTGTTGATTTACCTATTTTTAGAGTTGAAGACCCGATTAGACCCGGTGATGAAAACGGGTTGGTGGAGCAGAAAAAGGATGACAATGGATCGCCTGTTTTAGCTCCGTTTCAGCTTTCTGGACCCATGGAGATATGGATTCAGGATGCCAAAGATATGCGCATTTCATTGCCGGTATGTGATTGATTTCGATTTTATTCTAGTTCATTCGGGCTATTTTCGACAGCTAGaatttgttagtttttatttatttatttatttatttttaaaggagtTTATGAAGGGCCTGTTTTAGGTTAGCCATGTTTTTGTTACAATGATTTTGGGTCATTTTATTTGCCCGATATTTTCACCCCGAGTTTTCCATAagaaattgttttgaatttcagTTCAGAagctgaaaaaattaatttcctttATCTGCAGCACGATGTTGATGCTGGtgttttgaaaaaagtaattttagcTGATGGCGCTGTGGTTACGGTAAAGGGTGCGAGATCTGTTAGTCTGCGTCACCCTTTTGATCTTCCATTGCCTCTAAATCGAACTCAATCTGGTTTTGCTTCTGGTCTTCTTGCCTTAGCTGAACAGCTACGTCGTGCTTCTCGCTCTGAAGAAGCTCCCCCCCTCTCCCTGCGCATTGTTGGGCCCACGTCACTCACGTCTCCTTCCCCATCATCACA includes:
- the LOC133679075 gene encoding protein TUNICAMYCIN INDUCED 1-like, which codes for MAIKSSCRYLTLISLIFTTLSFTAALFSAPDINSPPHPKAISDLKEAIVKGLGFQADEFKISGFDLRDALVGHSVAYEFDVEVDNKVFPFKLLEDVNRWEFVDLPIFRVEDPIRPGDENGLVEQKKDDNGSPVLAPFQLSGPMEIWIQDAKDMRISLPHDVDAGVLKKVILADGAVVTVKGARSVSLRHPFDLPLPLNRTQSGFASGLLALAEQLRRASRSEEAPPLSLRIVGPTSLTSPSPSSQSSNNRLKLKRLAPGLVELSLPAKSQPVDSLPAVDSERATTVLTPKHFTTMWPFVSVNGSNSNLVGFEKLLASVLGSRANKKGSFKLLKADVSAQTFLKIGFGVEKLLKEGDGLDLEAVPWWRTKPESVRMHFEVLAKVDGQKVVPERVVQVNPVIIEDTVAPHLLTGNVSMSRTPVVHPPSNPFTI